One part of the Anaerolineae bacterium genome encodes these proteins:
- a CDS encoding redoxin domain-containing protein has product MEEDTNVGCARPTGGPVGETVEEKIAKEEITDKGEKKMIRVGQKAPDFSAPAYYKGKFVNIKLSEYLGKWVVLCFYPGDFTFV; this is encoded by the coding sequence ATGGAAGAAGACACAAATGTAGGTTGTGCTCGACCAACAGGGGGACCAGTTGGTGAAACGGTGGAAGAAAAAATAGCAAAAGAAGAAATTACAGATAAGGGAGAGAAAAAAATGATTAGAGTAGGCCAAAAAGCGCCCGATTTTTCTGCCCCTGCCTATTACAAGGGCAAATTTGTAAACATAAAATTGTCGGAGTATCTGGGCAAATGGGTTGTATTGTGTTTCTATCCTGGTGATTTTACCTTTGTCTGA
- a CDS encoding aspartate aminotransferase family protein, protein MTYRRLLESTLAHALNYIESLDQAPVSTTTSLADLRQRLGHPLANEGMDATQVIDELVADAQGGILGTSGGRFFGWVVGGSVPAALAADWLTSTWDQPAALYASGPAIAVIEEVCGQWLKELLGLPRQASFALVTGCSMAHVTCLAAARNAMLAKHNWDVERKGLAGAPPLRILSNNQRHGSIARTVRLLGIGNDNVVDIPVNEQGHLDARDLLRGLQEHAGQPTIVLLQAGDINTGGFEPFEELIPIAHAHGAWVHIDGAFGLWAAASPKYKHLLNGVAQADSWAVDGHKWLNVPYDCGYAFVRDARAHQAAMSHRASYLTHDAIARDQMDWTPEWSHRARGVATYAALRQLGKQGVAELIERTCQYAHRLVTRIGALPGAELIWEPQINQGLVRFLSAKPNATDADHDRRTDNVIANVLESGEAFFSGTTWQGKRCMRVSVCNWNTNELDVERAINAVQLALAKQ, encoded by the coding sequence ATGACATATCGAAGATTGCTTGAATCTACGCTTGCCCATGCCTTGAACTATATTGAGAGCCTTGACCAAGCTCCCGTATCAACCACCACAAGTCTCGCTGACTTGCGCCAACGTTTAGGCCACCCGCTTGCCAACGAGGGGATGGACGCAACTCAAGTTATTGATGAGTTGGTGGCCGACGCGCAAGGAGGGATATTAGGCACTTCGGGAGGACGGTTCTTTGGTTGGGTAGTCGGTGGCTCGGTACCGGCCGCCCTTGCTGCCGATTGGCTTACGTCTACTTGGGACCAGCCCGCCGCTTTGTATGCTTCCGGCCCGGCCATAGCCGTTATTGAAGAAGTTTGTGGACAGTGGCTGAAAGAGCTGCTGGGTCTGCCCCGGCAAGCAAGTTTTGCTCTGGTCACGGGCTGTTCCATGGCTCATGTGACTTGTCTGGCCGCTGCTCGAAATGCTATGTTGGCCAAACATAACTGGGATGTGGAACGAAAGGGATTGGCCGGCGCACCGCCCCTCCGCATCTTGAGTAATAACCAACGACATGGCTCAATTGCGCGGACTGTCCGTTTGTTGGGGATTGGTAATGACAATGTGGTTGATATACCTGTAAATGAACAGGGGCATTTAGACGCAAGAGACCTCCTGAGAGGACTTCAAGAACACGCCGGCCAGCCAACCATCGTATTGTTACAGGCCGGCGACATCAACACGGGGGGGTTCGAGCCTTTTGAGGAGCTTATCCCCATCGCGCACGCGCATGGGGCTTGGGTGCATATTGATGGGGCTTTTGGGCTATGGGCAGCGGCAAGCCCCAAGTATAAACATTTGCTAAACGGCGTAGCGCAAGCGGATTCGTGGGCGGTTGATGGGCATAAATGGCTTAATGTGCCCTACGATTGTGGCTACGCTTTTGTTAGAGATGCAAGGGCGCATCAAGCGGCCATGTCTCACCGGGCGAGTTATTTAACCCACGATGCGATTGCTCGTGACCAGATGGATTGGACTCCGGAATGGTCTCACCGCGCGCGCGGCGTCGCCACCTATGCCGCTCTCCGGCAACTGGGTAAACAGGGCGTGGCTGAGCTAATCGAACGCACCTGTCAATATGCCCATCGCCTGGTAACACGCATTGGCGCATTACCCGGCGCTGAATTGATTTGGGAACCACAAATAAACCAGGGGTTAGTGCGTTTTCTCAGCGCGAAACCCAATGCGACGGATGCCGATCATGATCGGCGCACAGACAACGTTATTGCCAATGTTCTTGAATCTGGCGAAGCATTTTTTAGTGGGACGACGTGGCAAGGCAAACGCTGTATGCGCGTTTCGGTGTGCAATTGGAACACAAATGAGCTGGATGTTGAGCGGGCCATCAATGCCGTTCAACTTGCTCTGGCAAAACAGTAA
- a CDS encoding redoxin domain-containing protein — protein sequence MSIDSVFVHKMWNDHELSKMVSGGIPFPMLSDTGGKVGTVYGIYDEDAGVETRGRFIIDPDGNIQGYEVLTPPVGRNVGETLRQIQAFQLVRESKGAEATPSGWKPGKATLKPGPDLVGKVWEVWKTEMAFD from the coding sequence ATGAGTATAGATAGTGTGTTTGTCCATAAAATGTGGAATGATCATGAACTATCAAAGATGGTTTCGGGGGGAATTCCATTTCCGATGTTATCCGATACGGGGGGAAAAGTCGGCACAGTATACGGTATCTATGATGAGGATGCCGGGGTTGAGACACGAGGCAGGTTTATCATTGACCCCGATGGGAATATCCAGGGGTATGAGGTATTGACCCCGCCAGTGGGTCGAAATGTTGGTGAAACGCTGCGTCAAATTCAAGCCTTTCAGCTTGTACGAGAGAGTAAAGGAGCCGAAGCGACACCATCGGGCTGGAAACCCGGTAAAGCGACACTGAAACCAGGGCCGGATTTAGTTGGTAAGGTCTGGGAAGTGTGGAAAACTGAGATGGCATTTGATTGA